From one Desulfurobacterium thermolithotrophum DSM 11699 genomic stretch:
- a CDS encoding class I SAM-dependent methyltransferase: MEVVVTTDRKPTPEMRSEGKKLSKELKTVYVKRRHRTIESIKKEFGKNVLVVGKDLNLTLHTLNGKKLFFHPGLFKIRLLNYISTGYEAMIEAMDLKEGETVLDCNLGLAQDALLSAFVSKREVIGIEKEPVIYEIVKRGLKTYKPRGKLKTAEFAFSLVKPFKGDNYQFLKQQPDKSYDVVYFSPMFIKPKWHCDVMAPFREVAVKDFISPETLKEAERVARKRVVIKVNKGVKDLFPYLSDYQLKESSTNVEYLYKIL; encoded by the coding sequence ATGGAAGTTGTTGTTACAACTGATAGAAAACCAACTCCAGAGATGAGAAGTGAAGGGAAGAAACTGTCTAAGGAACTCAAGACGGTATATGTAAAAAGACGCCATAGAACCATCGAGTCCATAAAAAAAGAGTTTGGAAAAAACGTACTTGTTGTTGGTAAAGATTTAAATCTTACACTTCATACGCTTAACGGCAAAAAGCTCTTTTTCCATCCAGGTCTATTTAAGATTAGACTTTTAAACTACATATCAACAGGTTATGAGGCGATGATTGAAGCTATGGATTTAAAGGAAGGAGAAACTGTTCTTGACTGTAACCTGGGACTTGCTCAAGATGCTCTTCTTTCAGCTTTTGTGTCAAAAAGGGAAGTTATCGGCATTGAAAAAGAACCGGTAATTTATGAAATAGTTAAAAGGGGGCTTAAAACTTATAAACCGAGAGGAAAATTAAAAACTGCCGAGTTTGCTTTTAGTTTAGTGAAACCTTTTAAGGGAGATAACTACCAATTTTTAAAGCAGCAGCCTGATAAATCCTATGATGTAGTTTATTTTTCTCCAATGTTTATTAAGCCAAAGTGGCACTGTGATGTTATGGCTCCATTTAGGGAAGTTGCGGTGAAGGATTTTATCTCTCCAGAGACTTTGAAAGAAGCAGAAAGAGTAGCTAGAAAAAGAGTTGTTATAAAAGTAAATAAGGGTGTAAAAGACCTGTTCCCTTATCTTTCAGACTATCAGCTAAAAGAGAGCTCTACTAATGTTGAATATCTCTATAAAATTTTGTAA
- a CDS encoding GNAT family N-acetyltransferase, translated as MEIKVKVKNGKVYTELKSGEEAFITFRELEERKVIIVTTTYVPVNYRGKGIAAKLSEKLVEFAEKKTIR; from the coding sequence TTGGAAATAAAAGTAAAAGTCAAAAATGGAAAAGTGTACACAGAGCTTAAAAGTGGAGAAGAAGCTTTTATAACTTTTAGAGAATTAGAAGAAAGGAAAGTAATTATAGTCACTACAACTTATGTACCTGTAAACTATAGAGGTAAAGGTATAGCTGCTAAGCTTTCAGAAAAACTTGTTGAATTTGCAGAGAAAAAAACTATAAGATAG
- a CDS encoding M99 family carboxypeptidase catalytic domain-containing protein: MENLGRREFIKGIWVSTLLPFIPQNAFGTVRKGIHVTLPEIKFQTTYLQGKRKGGRILLIGGIHGNEPGAYKSAEILRQVKVEKGELFIAPRSNFISILANVRGYNGDMNRKFAKLSKKDPDYPYVLKLKKLIKEIKPDVVLSLHDGFGFHILNKRFWGQCIVIDEERYKNFELGKIARTVSRLVNNKIRNKKWLIPVFNTHTFSKNTKHPEQRRSLTYYCLSKCNTQAYCLEASKQLPNLETKVKTHLLMLKEFFRIFNLEIKPDFDFLIENCERMLNERKTYTANLKINGRKIIISSNKAIKVPSKSEVEFLSFHGSDGTNVIPVGVNLNWRKFTIRDSLSLKIKDDYLDIFKVKLILI; the protein is encoded by the coding sequence ATGGAAAATCTTGGGAGAAGAGAATTTATAAAAGGAATTTGGGTTTCTACACTTTTGCCGTTTATCCCTCAAAATGCTTTTGGAACTGTTAGGAAAGGAATTCATGTCACTCTTCCTGAAATTAAATTTCAAACCACTTACTTGCAGGGAAAAAGAAAAGGAGGAAGAATTCTCCTCATTGGTGGAATTCATGGAAATGAACCAGGAGCTTACAAAAGTGCTGAAATTTTAAGACAAGTTAAGGTAGAAAAAGGAGAGCTCTTTATCGCTCCTCGAAGTAACTTTATCTCTATTCTTGCCAATGTTAGAGGTTACAACGGAGATATGAATAGAAAGTTTGCAAAGCTTTCTAAAAAGGATCCAGATTATCCTTACGTTCTTAAACTCAAAAAGCTTATAAAAGAGATAAAACCTGATGTTGTTCTTTCGCTTCACGATGGCTTTGGTTTTCATATTTTAAACAAAAGATTTTGGGGACAGTGTATAGTAATAGATGAAGAAAGATACAAAAATTTTGAGCTTGGAAAGATTGCAAGAACTGTGTCAAGATTAGTAAACAATAAAATTAGAAATAAAAAGTGGCTGATTCCCGTTTTTAATACTCATACTTTTTCAAAAAATACAAAACATCCTGAACAAAGACGATCATTAACTTATTATTGTCTTTCAAAATGCAATACTCAAGCATACTGTCTTGAAGCTTCAAAACAGCTACCTAACCTTGAAACAAAAGTAAAAACGCATCTTTTAATGTTAAAAGAGTTTTTTAGAATCTTTAATCTTGAAATAAAACCCGATTTTGATTTCTTAATTGAAAATTGTGAAAGAATGTTAAACGAGCGAAAAACCTATACAGCAAACTTAAAGATAAATGGTAGAAAAATCATCATTTCTTCTAATAAAGCTATAAAGGTTCCTTCTAAAAGTGAGGTTGAGTTTTTATCCTTTCATGGTTCAGACGGAACAAACGTTATTCCAGTAGGAGTTAATCTTAATTGGAGGAAATTTACTATTAGAGATAGTTTATCTCTTAAAATCAAAGATGACTATTTAGATATTTTTAAAGTAAAACTAATTCTTATCTAA
- the nrdD gene encoding anaerobic ribonucleoside-triphosphate reductase, with protein sequence METVKKVKAKIFVNGDPLSKRVFLTSGFQAPFQEGDLLRQIDVNSHFQSYATGGSIFHIFTAEEMEPEEQERLIFNIIKNFPIQYLTKTPFLTTCNKCGHKMVGRKTKCERCDSEDVTLWSRPIGYFRPVMRGKIEKNFKNAKYLFWLSGRIEDFATRKEVKKKDVEEIVNELSSII encoded by the coding sequence ATGGAAACTGTTAAGAAAGTGAAAGCTAAGATATTTGTTAATGGTGATCCCCTATCAAAAAGGGTATTTTTAACTTCTGGTTTTCAAGCACCTTTTCAAGAAGGAGATTTACTAAGACAAATAGACGTAAATTCCCACTTTCAAAGCTATGCTACAGGTGGAAGTATATTCCATATTTTCACAGCTGAAGAAATGGAACCAGAAGAACAAGAAAGATTAATCTTTAACATAATTAAAAACTTCCCTATCCAATATCTAACAAAAACTCCTTTTTTAACAACATGCAATAAATGCGGTCATAAAATGGTTGGCAGAAAAACAAAGTGCGAAAGATGTGATTCTGAAGACGTAACTTTGTGGTCTAGACCAATAGGTTACTTTAGACCCGTAATGAGAGGAAAAATAGAGAAAAATTTCAAAAATGCTAAGTATTTATTTTGGCTTTCAGGAAGAATTGAAGACTTTGCAACGAGAAAGGAGGTAAAGAAAAAAGACGTTGAAGAAATTGTTAATGAATTATCTTCAATTATATAA
- the nrdD gene encoding anaerobic ribonucleoside-triphosphate reductase gives MHNKYFKLIDLFIENDDISRNNANFVRGVPVLEHVVTGEVMKDYLFDVVYKGLPVRIHHEEGWAYHHQTYRLSAYCIGLSAKDIAFYGLRSNAKNERRAAPPKRLETLFMQCANLICLIAQEVSGATSLNDLSTVAAGYLYHLEKIEKKTYSDYELENLWQEFLYNINLPFRSGNSPFSNITLDFGKPNSRLKHEPIVYAGQLLDITYNQIPSHYFDRINTAFIKAMRKGDADGNPFTFPLITVNVTEDFDRNNPAWKLLLKESEYFGGFYIQNYLKEPFEKPSIYREKNPYIKPFDEGMIYSNCCRMLFDISQVEAVTGSNPFHSGSGVGGIGVYAINMNRLLFLAKEDFELLKRMIDYTMDIGAQALQRKRVWLKKHWKDLYPYLSFYQKDDHSLFNIFSVVGVHEGMVNAGFEGGLFNDDAKEYAHEIAQYLYQKLHQFMEKDRVLYSLEYAPSENAACRMAEKDLQFANAVADILNGEKSPEISNDPILNQFIRESLEKFGERIFEVVGG, from the coding sequence ATGCACAACAAGTATTTCAAACTCATCGATTTATTTATCGAAAACGACGATATTTCAAGGAATAATGCCAACTTTGTTAGAGGAGTTCCTGTTTTAGAACATGTTGTGACTGGCGAAGTAATGAAGGATTATCTTTTTGATGTTGTATATAAAGGATTACCTGTAAGAATTCATCACGAAGAAGGGTGGGCATATCACCATCAAACTTATCGCTTGAGTGCTTACTGTATTGGATTGTCTGCTAAAGACATTGCGTTTTACGGTCTTCGTAGCAATGCAAAGAATGAAAGAAGAGCAGCTCCTCCAAAAAGATTAGAAACTCTCTTTATGCAGTGTGCAAATCTTATCTGTCTTATTGCTCAAGAGGTATCTGGTGCAACTTCTTTAAACGATCTCTCTACAGTTGCTGCAGGATACCTATACCACCTTGAAAAGATAGAAAAGAAAACTTATTCAGATTACGAGCTGGAAAATCTCTGGCAAGAGTTCCTCTATAACATAAACTTGCCATTTAGAAGTGGAAACTCTCCCTTCTCTAATATAACACTTGACTTTGGAAAGCCTAATAGCAGATTGAAACACGAACCTATTGTTTATGCAGGGCAACTTCTTGACATTACCTATAATCAGATTCCTTCTCACTATTTCGACAGAATAAATACAGCTTTTATAAAAGCTATGAGAAAAGGAGATGCAGACGGTAATCCGTTTACGTTTCCACTAATAACTGTCAACGTTACAGAAGACTTTGATAGAAATAATCCTGCTTGGAAATTGCTTCTTAAAGAAAGTGAATACTTTGGAGGATTTTACATTCAAAACTATCTTAAAGAACCTTTTGAAAAACCTTCTATCTATAGAGAAAAGAATCCTTACATTAAACCTTTTGACGAGGGAATGATTTATAGTAACTGTTGCAGGATGTTATTTGACATTTCTCAAGTAGAAGCTGTTACAGGTTCTAATCCGTTTCATTCAGGTAGTGGAGTAGGTGGTATAGGAGTTTATGCAATAAATATGAATAGACTCCTTTTCTTAGCAAAAGAAGACTTTGAACTTCTTAAAAGAATGATAGACTATACGATGGATATTGGTGCTCAAGCACTTCAAAGAAAAAGAGTTTGGCTTAAAAAACACTGGAAGGATCTTTACCCATACCTTTCTTTCTATCAGAAAGATGATCATTCTCTTTTCAATATATTTTCAGTAGTAGGTGTTCATGAAGGAATGGTAAATGCAGGGTTTGAAGGTGGACTTTTTAATGACGATGCTAAAGAATATGCTCACGAAATAGCTCAATACTTATATCAAAAGCTTCATCAATTTATGGAAAAGGATAGAGTTTTATACTCCTTAGAGTATGCACCAAGCGAAAATGCGGCCTGCAGGATGGCAGAAAAAGATCTTCAGTTTGCAAATGCAGTTGCTGATATTCTTAATGGAGAAAAATCACCTGAGATTTCAAACGATCCTATCCTTAACCAATTTATAAGAGAATCCCTTGAAAAGTTTGGGGAGAGAATTTTTGAAGTTGTAGGAGGCTGA
- a CDS encoding radical SAM protein, which yields MGRSNSSFKEHDNGRKEVKEDLIKVSLFLDVETPITFRDQPGIQSAVLYTEINLCNLNCYHCHNRHGYNEYKGKKEKLSYKKLKEKLLMLKALGVELIIISGGEPTLEKKLEEGLRFIRSLGFSVRVDTNGTNPEVIQRLIEKKVVNGFALDIKIPLKVRYTPQELKRFKRVLFSTEDVDDEAVLNYSEKLMTSLEIIKKNPLQYTVFRTVEYPLLLEEDKNEIRKLLEFSPHQFNPFYPVEEE from the coding sequence ATGGGAAGAAGTAATTCCAGCTTTAAAGAACATGATAACGGTCGCAAGGAAGTTAAGGAAGACCTAATAAAGGTCTCCCTTTTTCTTGATGTTGAAACTCCAATTACATTTAGAGACCAACCTGGCATCCAGTCAGCTGTACTTTATACAGAGATCAATCTCTGCAATCTTAACTGTTATCACTGTCATAATCGCCACGGATACAACGAATATAAAGGAAAAAAGGAAAAATTAAGCTACAAAAAACTAAAAGAGAAACTTTTAATGCTAAAAGCTTTAGGAGTTGAGCTTATCATTATCTCTGGAGGGGAACCAACACTAGAAAAAAAACTCGAGGAAGGCTTAAGGTTTATAAGATCTTTAGGATTCTCAGTTAGGGTTGATACAAATGGAACAAATCCAGAAGTAATTCAAAGACTGATAGAAAAAAAAGTAGTTAATGGTTTTGCTTTGGATATAAAAATTCCTCTCAAAGTTAGATACACCCCTCAGGAACTAAAACGCTTTAAGAGAGTTCTCTTTTCCACAGAAGATGTAGACGATGAAGCAGTTTTGAATTATTCTGAAAAACTAATGACATCATTAGAAATAATAAAGAAAAATCCTTTACAGTACACTGTTTTTAGAACAGTAGAGTATCCACTACTTTTGGAAGAAGATAAAAATGAGATCAGAAAATTGTTAGAATTCTCTCCACACCAATTCAATCCGTTTTATCCTGTGGAGGAAGAATAA
- a CDS encoding L,D-transpeptidase family protein encodes MLKFLLVFLLAFSFLTARGESLYGLVKKLDTLTPEEISKEIRNLSPEERFKLQLLLFSYAGESKEVRKLIKKAYPKRLISNVLILPPSINAIIVDKTREILYVIKMDKSIPHVIKKFPCITGKKLGDKLEEGDLRTPEGIYFPLYWRTNLPKLYGIGAFPLNYPNLIDKKVLKRNGHGIWIHGTNDPNRPPHSTNGCIVLKNEYLKELKKLIDPKLTPVIVVTTVNYVERKKYINEKKSILSFILRWKKAWENTPKNLKSYFSFYSKHFVWKKGNYKDWIRYKKRITKQKKWIKIKIFNLSLSKDGRVLQFGNLYVANIDFEYKSNNFHSKGKKLLYIVREGKQWKILGEENL; translated from the coding sequence ATGTTAAAGTTTTTGTTAGTTTTTCTTTTAGCTTTCTCCTTTTTAACTGCAAGAGGAGAAAGCTTGTACGGATTAGTTAAGAAACTAGATACCTTAACGCCTGAAGAAATTTCAAAAGAAATAAGAAATCTTTCTCCAGAAGAGAGATTTAAACTACAGCTTTTGCTCTTTTCTTATGCTGGAGAAAGTAAAGAAGTCAGAAAACTTATAAAAAAGGCTTATCCAAAAAGACTTATATCTAACGTTCTTATTTTACCTCCATCTATAAACGCAATTATAGTCGATAAAACTAGAGAAATTTTATACGTAATCAAAATGGATAAAAGTATTCCCCATGTTATAAAGAAATTTCCTTGTATAACAGGAAAAAAACTAGGAGATAAATTAGAAGAAGGAGATCTTCGAACACCAGAAGGAATTTACTTTCCCCTATACTGGAGGACAAATCTTCCAAAGCTTTATGGAATAGGAGCTTTTCCTTTAAATTATCCGAATCTGATAGATAAGAAAGTTTTAAAGAGAAATGGTCATGGAATCTGGATTCACGGTACTAATGATCCCAACAGACCTCCACATAGCACAAATGGATGTATAGTTTTAAAAAATGAATATCTCAAAGAACTTAAAAAACTTATAGATCCTAAATTAACCCCTGTTATAGTTGTAACAACAGTTAACTATGTAGAAAGAAAAAAATATATAAACGAAAAAAAATCTATTTTAAGCTTCATTCTAAGATGGAAAAAAGCATGGGAAAACACTCCTAAAAACCTCAAAAGCTATTTTTCTTTTTATTCAAAACACTTTGTTTGGAAAAAGGGGAACTATAAGGACTGGATTAGGTATAAGAAAAGAATTACAAAACAAAAAAAGTGGATAAAAATTAAAATTTTTAATCTATCGCTATCCAAAGATGGAAGAGTATTACAATTTGGAAATCTCTACGTAGCAAATATTGATTTTGAGTATAAATCAAACAATTTTCATTCTAAAGGGAAAAAACTTTTATATATCGTTCGAGAAGGAAAACAATGGAAAATCTTGGGAGAAGAGAATTTATAA
- the serA gene encoding phosphoglycerate dehydrogenase codes for MYKILVTEHIADAGIELLKSQPDVELTYDPELFRNFEKILEIIPEYDAIITRSGTPVKKELFERAKNLKVVGRAGVGVDNIDLDEASRRGILVVNAPTGNTLAATEHTMGMMICAARAIPYAHNSLKEERRWDRKKFMGVELAGKTLGIIGFGRIGSRVGIRAKAFDMKVIAYDPYIKKEKAERLGVELVDELDELLRRSDIITIHTPLTDETRNMITKKEIEKMKDGVIILNIARGGIIKEDDLYEALVSGKVRAAALDVFAKEPATDNILLDLPNIVVTPHIGANTFESQTNVAVIIANQVLAALRGEEVEFAVNAPYDDTAAKVLKPFMDLAEKLGLFAVQVACSRSKEIVLEYRGDLGEDLKPLTTAFLKGFLQNIVDIPVNLINAPFLAKEKGISIVEVKRPEGINFKKLIKVICRSESGEFTIAGTVMDDQFPKIVEINGFLFDLTPKGKFLLIKNFDVPGVIGKLGSILGKYNVNIAGFQLGRIERGKEAKGVILVDNDVPQEAINEIKKIPEILEVKQINL; via the coding sequence ATGTATAAAATCTTAGTCACAGAACACATAGCAGACGCAGGAATCGAACTACTGAAAAGTCAGCCAGATGTAGAACTAACTTATGATCCTGAACTATTTAGAAACTTTGAAAAGATACTTGAAATTATCCCAGAGTACGACGCTATTATTACTAGAAGTGGTACACCTGTAAAGAAAGAACTTTTTGAAAGAGCAAAGAACTTAAAAGTTGTTGGAAGAGCAGGAGTTGGTGTTGACAACATTGACCTTGATGAAGCTTCAAGAAGAGGTATTTTAGTCGTAAATGCCCCAACTGGTAATACTCTAGCAGCAACAGAACACACTATGGGAATGATGATTTGTGCTGCCAGAGCAATTCCTTATGCTCACAACTCTTTAAAAGAAGAAAGAAGATGGGATAGAAAAAAATTTATGGGAGTTGAACTTGCTGGAAAAACTCTTGGAATTATAGGTTTTGGAAGAATAGGTTCAAGGGTTGGAATAAGAGCAAAAGCATTTGATATGAAAGTAATAGCTTATGACCCATACATAAAGAAAGAAAAAGCTGAAAGGCTTGGAGTTGAACTTGTAGATGAGCTTGATGAACTTCTCCGTCGTTCTGACATTATAACGATTCATACTCCTTTAACAGACGAAACAAGAAATATGATTACAAAAAAAGAAATCGAAAAAATGAAAGATGGCGTTATTATTCTTAATATAGCACGCGGAGGAATAATAAAAGAAGATGACCTTTACGAAGCTCTTGTTAGCGGTAAAGTAAGAGCGGCAGCTCTTGACGTATTTGCCAAAGAACCTGCAACAGATAACATTCTTCTTGATCTTCCAAACATTGTTGTAACTCCTCACATTGGAGCAAATACTTTTGAATCTCAAACAAATGTTGCAGTAATTATTGCAAATCAAGTTCTTGCAGCACTTAGAGGAGAAGAAGTAGAGTTTGCTGTAAATGCTCCATACGATGATACTGCTGCAAAAGTTTTAAAACCATTTATGGACCTTGCGGAAAAGCTAGGACTTTTTGCTGTTCAAGTTGCATGCTCAAGATCAAAAGAAATAGTTCTTGAGTACAGAGGAGATCTTGGGGAAGATCTAAAACCTCTTACGACTGCGTTCCTTAAAGGCTTCTTACAAAACATAGTAGATATTCCTGTTAATCTCATTAATGCTCCATTTCTTGCAAAAGAAAAGGGAATCTCTATCGTAGAAGTAAAAAGACCTGAAGGTATAAACTTCAAGAAACTTATAAAAGTCATATGTAGATCAGAAAGTGGAGAATTTACAATCGCTGGAACAGTAATGGACGATCAGTTTCCAAAAATCGTTGAAATAAACGGTTTTCTCTTTGATCTCACTCCTAAAGGAAAGTTTTTACTAATTAAGAACTTTGATGTTCCTGGAGTAATTGGAAAGCTTGGTTCTATCCTTGGTAAATACAATGTTAACATTGCAGGATTCCAACTTGGAAGGATTGAAAGAGGTAAGGAAGCTAAGGGAGTGATTTTAGTAGACAACGACGTTCCACAAGAAGCTATTAACGAAATCAAGAAAATTCCTGAAATTTTAGAAGTAAAACAAATAAACTTATAA
- the metE gene encoding 5-methyltetrahydropteroyltriglutamate--homocysteine S-methyltransferase: MKTYAYGFPRLGKQREFKRLIEGYWAQKVTEEELLTGIKELNRKREETYQKYVNAHPQGEMTLYDPMLDMALLFGVYKAETLDEYFNLCRGKDALEMTKWFNTNYHYLVPDFEGKKPCFKVTTPVWNRHEGARENVHLIAPFTFLKLSKNLPQEYFEEALKELTEIVVQYINEKGFESVHLEDPALVMELTEKEWNLIQDAYKSFEKANAEINIFTYYDSVDCLQKLFDLPVSGVGVDFAHDRGENLAQLREIDPKGKKLFAGVVDGRNVWRNDLFKTAEVISELSKKFDVVVTNAAPLFHLPVNLLGVTLPEELLKKVAFAEEKLKELQLISQILSGDEAEAKEWVAELESSFGEITKVRERVKSLKEEDFVRKPSYQERIKKQQEVLNLPLFPTTTIGSFPQTEEVRRVRLLYKKGRLSEEDYKTFIRGEIAKAIQIQEDLDIDVFVHGEFERTDMVEFFAEKMKGIATTGNGWVISYGTRCYRPPIIYGDVERDGQMTISEIVFAQSLTEKPVKGMLTGPVTIIAWSYVREDIPTSEVAYQIALALKDEIKDYEKAGIKIVQIDEPAIREKAPIKKRNWDEYFDWAIKSFRLCHSSVKPETQIHTHMCYSEFGEIINYIVDMDFDVISIEASRSKGDIIETFEKVAFDRQIGLGVWDIHSPYVPSLEEMEVIVERALKVIPKENFWINPDCGLKTRRWEEVIPALKNMITVARKLRKT, from the coding sequence ATGAAAACGTATGCTTACGGCTTTCCAAGACTTGGAAAGCAGAGAGAATTTAAGCGCCTAATAGAAGGATACTGGGCGCAGAAAGTTACAGAAGAAGAGCTTCTTACGGGCATTAAGGAGCTCAATAGAAAAAGAGAAGAGACCTACCAAAAGTACGTTAATGCCCATCCACAGGGGGAAATGACCCTCTACGATCCGATGCTCGATATGGCTCTTCTTTTTGGAGTCTACAAAGCTGAAACTCTTGATGAGTACTTTAACCTCTGTAGAGGTAAAGACGCCCTTGAAATGACAAAGTGGTTTAACACAAACTACCACTATCTAGTTCCAGACTTTGAAGGAAAGAAACCATGTTTTAAAGTGACAACTCCAGTCTGGAACAGACACGAAGGAGCAAGAGAAAATGTTCATCTAATAGCTCCTTTTACATTTTTAAAGCTTTCGAAAAATCTTCCCCAAGAGTATTTTGAAGAAGCATTAAAAGAACTTACAGAAATAGTAGTCCAGTACATAAACGAGAAAGGATTTGAGTCTGTTCACCTTGAAGATCCAGCCCTCGTTATGGAATTAACAGAAAAAGAGTGGAACCTCATACAAGATGCTTACAAATCTTTTGAAAAAGCTAATGCTGAAATTAACATTTTCACCTATTATGATAGTGTTGATTGTCTTCAAAAGCTTTTTGATCTTCCAGTTTCTGGAGTTGGCGTTGACTTTGCCCACGACAGAGGCGAAAACCTAGCTCAGCTTAGAGAAATTGACCCTAAAGGTAAAAAGCTCTTTGCTGGTGTTGTTGATGGAAGAAACGTTTGGAGAAACGACCTCTTTAAAACAGCTGAGGTTATCAGCGAGCTTTCTAAGAAATTTGATGTTGTTGTAACAAATGCTGCACCACTATTTCATCTTCCTGTAAATCTCTTAGGTGTAACTCTTCCAGAAGAGCTCTTGAAAAAGGTAGCTTTTGCAGAAGAAAAACTCAAAGAGCTTCAGTTAATTTCTCAAATCCTTTCAGGGGATGAAGCAGAAGCTAAAGAGTGGGTTGCTGAGCTTGAAAGCTCCTTTGGAGAAATAACTAAAGTGAGAGAAAGAGTTAAGAGCTTAAAGGAAGAAGATTTTGTTAGAAAGCCAAGTTACCAAGAAAGAATTAAAAAACAGCAAGAAGTTCTTAACCTGCCTCTCTTTCCAACAACAACAATTGGAAGTTTCCCACAGACAGAAGAAGTTAGAAGAGTGAGACTTCTTTACAAAAAAGGAAGACTTTCTGAGGAAGACTATAAGACATTTATCAGAGGAGAGATTGCAAAAGCTATTCAAATTCAAGAAGATCTTGATATTGATGTCTTTGTTCATGGTGAGTTTGAAAGAACAGACATGGTCGAATTCTTTGCCGAAAAAATGAAAGGAATTGCAACAACAGGAAACGGTTGGGTAATCTCTTACGGAACTAGATGTTATCGTCCACCTATTATCTATGGAGATGTTGAAAGAGATGGACAGATGACAATTAGTGAAATAGTCTTTGCTCAAAGTCTAACAGAAAAGCCTGTTAAAGGTATGCTTACAGGACCCGTAACAATCATTGCCTGGAGTTATGTAAGAGAGGACATTCCAACTTCAGAAGTTGCTTACCAAATAGCACTTGCTCTTAAAGACGAAATAAAGGACTACGAAAAAGCTGGTATCAAGATTGTCCAAATCGATGAGCCAGCAATTAGAGAAAAAGCTCCAATCAAGAAAAGGAACTGGGACGAGTACTTTGATTGGGCCATAAAGTCATTTAGACTTTGCCACTCTTCAGTTAAGCCTGAGACACAAATTCACACTCACATGTGCTACTCTGAGTTTGGAGAAATCATAAATTACATAGTAGACATGGATTTTGATGTAATTTCAATAGAAGCATCAAGATCAAAAGGTGATATCATAGAAACGTTTGAAAAAGTTGCTTTTGACAGACAAATAGGTCTTGGAGTTTGGGATATTCATTCTCCTTACGTTCCATCTCTTGAAGAGATGGAAGTAATTGTAGAAAGAGCTCTAAAGGTAATTCCTAAGGAAAACTTCTGGATAAACCCTGATTGTGGATTGAAGACAAGAAGATGGGAAGAAGTAATTCCAGCTTTAAAGAACATGATAACGGTCGCAAGGAAGTTAAGGAAGACCTAA